A genomic region of Tsukamurella pulmonis contains the following coding sequences:
- the cei gene encoding envelope integrity protein Cei, whose product MVSQLTGTGRRFDRNGDPFRRRNTLPILIVVAVLAVIAVATWARAMSTQEETAAPVSCPQPGPASASAAPAPSAAARAGGTTPAPAPNRFEVVSPDDLISVRPAPLAATTVRVLNASGQSGRAETTLNKLADYGFAAPTTGAYGNDPVYPEMACQAQLRFGDSGRAAAAAAWIIAPCAELIDDGRRDNSVDLVLGTFFTDLEPSTDAQEILRILRAAPAGATDGGANPALVSAVHSQSCTR is encoded by the coding sequence GTGGTTTCCCAGCTCACCGGCACCGGCCGGCGATTCGACCGGAACGGTGATCCGTTCCGGCGTCGCAACACGTTGCCGATCCTCATCGTCGTCGCCGTGCTCGCCGTGATCGCGGTAGCCACCTGGGCCCGCGCGATGTCCACCCAGGAGGAGACCGCGGCACCGGTCTCCTGCCCGCAGCCCGGCCCGGCGTCGGCGTCGGCCGCGCCCGCGCCCAGTGCCGCCGCGCGTGCCGGCGGCACCACGCCCGCCCCCGCGCCCAACCGGTTCGAGGTCGTCTCCCCCGACGATCTGATCTCGGTGCGGCCCGCCCCACTGGCCGCGACCACGGTGCGGGTCCTCAACGCCTCCGGCCAGTCGGGGCGCGCGGAGACCACCCTGAACAAGCTCGCGGACTACGGCTTCGCCGCGCCCACCACCGGCGCGTACGGCAACGACCCCGTCTACCCGGAGATGGCCTGCCAGGCACAGCTGCGCTTCGGCGATTCCGGCCGCGCCGCCGCCGCGGCGGCCTGGATCATCGCGCCCTGCGCGGAACTGATCGACGACGGCCGGCGCGACAACTCGGTGGATCTGGTGCTGGGCACGTTCTTCACCGACCTCGAGCCCAGCACCGATGCGCAGGAGATCCTGCGCATCCTGCGTGCGGCTCCGGCCGGCGCCACGGACGGCGGGGCGAATCCCGCTCTCGTCTCCGCGGTGCACAGCCAGTCCTGCACCCGCTGA
- a CDS encoding DUF4193 domain-containing protein gives MATDYDAPRRSEADEISEDSLEELKARRNEGQSGTVDVDEGETAESFELPGADLSGEELSVRVVPKQADEFTCTSCFLVYHRSRLADPDGNELICIDCA, from the coding sequence ATGGCAACTGATTACGACGCTCCACGGCGCTCCGAGGCGGACGAGATCTCGGAGGATTCGCTGGAGGAGCTCAAGGCCCGTCGCAACGAGGGGCAGTCCGGCACGGTGGACGTGGACGAGGGTGAGACCGCCGAGTCCTTCGAGCTTCCCGGCGCCGATCTCTCGGGCGAGGAACTCAGTGTTCGCGTGGTGCCCAAGCAGGCCGACGAGTTCACCTGCACGAGCTGCTTCCTGGTGTACCACCGCAGCCGCCTCGCCGATCCGGACGGCAACGAGCTGATCTGCATCGACTGCGCCTGA
- a CDS encoding DUF3093 domain-containing protein, with protein sequence MSDDRTVKTSKPAGGYSERLTVPWYWWIAGAVVASLLCYEVTLAARWGDWMIGAWVLIVAVIAVLLWSMGRGSVAIRDGELWAGNAHLPLELVSRAAAVPPEAKSAALGRQLDPAAFVYHRGWIKSMIVVVLDDPDDPTPYWMVSTRHPEKMLALIPAATTLG encoded by the coding sequence GTGTCGGACGATCGAACAGTGAAGACCTCGAAGCCCGCGGGCGGCTACTCCGAGCGGCTGACGGTGCCGTGGTACTGGTGGATCGCGGGCGCGGTGGTCGCGTCCCTACTCTGCTACGAGGTGACACTCGCCGCACGCTGGGGCGATTGGATGATCGGAGCGTGGGTGCTGATCGTCGCGGTCATCGCTGTCCTGCTCTGGTCCATGGGACGCGGCAGTGTCGCGATCCGCGACGGGGAGCTGTGGGCCGGCAACGCCCATCTGCCGCTGGAATTGGTCTCGCGCGCGGCGGCGGTGCCGCCGGAGGCGAAGAGTGCGGCACTGGGCCGCCAGCTCGATCCCGCGGCGTTCGTCTATCACAGGGGATGGATCAAGTCGATGATCGTCGTGGTCCTCGACGACCCGGACGATCCGACACCGTACTGGATGGTGTCCACGCGGCATCCCGAGAAGATGCTCGCGCTCATCCCCGCCGCGACCACGCTCGGCTAG
- the dut gene encoding dUTP diphosphatase, with product MVSQIPLLRLDEGLPLPKRAHPGDAGVDLYSTIDVRIEPGARTLVATGVALALPHGTVGLIHPRSGLAAKHGLTVVNTPGTVDAGYRGEIKVCLLNTDRESAVEIKRGDRIAQLLVQRVELPDFKEVSFLDETVRGAGGYGSSGGHASLESSQ from the coding sequence ATGGTGAGCCAGATACCCCTACTGCGGCTCGACGAGGGCCTCCCACTTCCCAAGCGCGCACATCCCGGCGACGCGGGCGTGGACCTGTACTCGACGATCGACGTGCGGATCGAACCCGGTGCCCGCACGCTCGTCGCCACCGGCGTGGCGCTCGCGCTGCCGCACGGCACCGTCGGTCTGATCCACCCCCGCTCCGGCCTCGCCGCGAAGCACGGGCTCACCGTGGTCAACACGCCCGGCACCGTCGACGCGGGTTACCGGGGCGAGATCAAGGTCTGCCTCCTGAACACCGATCGCGAGAGCGCCGTCGAGATCAAGCGCGGCGACCGGATCGCCCAGTTGCTCGTCCAGCGCGTGGAACTGCCCGACTTCAAGGAGGTCTCGTTCCTCGACGAGACGGTCCGCGGCGCCGGCGGCTACGGCTCGTCGGGCGGGCACGCCAGCCTCGAGTCGTCCCAGTAA
- a CDS encoding DUF3710 domain-containing protein: MALGRRKSKQRSTSSVDPYATIGQPEHHTAPAPVEDDEVQELGTGAGPYDLGSLESTEGLDEGRLDLGSLILAMPPESQLQVEMSPEGVPVGVHLDTPVGRITPGVFAAPKSGGQWREVVTELADSLRENGAQVAIEDGHWGREVVGTQPDGILRFVGVDGPRWMVRIVVASPLETADQAAQLARAMLAETVVRRGTDPRPARDHLEIELPAELVQQLQEAMAAQQAQQEQAAASIAAQVAQRASADGPAALRQSNQDRLTQGSALTRLNNQQ; this comes from the coding sequence ATGGCCCTCGGCCGCCGCAAGTCCAAGCAGCGCAGCACCTCGAGCGTCGACCCGTACGCGACGATCGGACAGCCCGAGCACCACACGGCGCCGGCGCCCGTGGAGGACGACGAGGTGCAGGAGCTCGGCACCGGCGCGGGCCCGTACGACCTCGGCTCGCTGGAGAGCACCGAGGGACTCGACGAGGGTCGCCTCGATCTCGGCTCGCTCATCCTGGCGATGCCCCCGGAATCGCAGCTGCAGGTGGAGATGAGCCCCGAGGGCGTGCCCGTCGGTGTGCACCTGGACACCCCCGTCGGCCGCATCACCCCGGGCGTCTTCGCCGCGCCCAAGTCGGGCGGGCAGTGGCGTGAGGTCGTCACCGAGCTCGCCGACTCGCTCCGCGAGAACGGCGCGCAGGTCGCCATCGAGGACGGCCACTGGGGCCGCGAGGTCGTCGGGACGCAGCCCGACGGCATCCTGCGGTTCGTCGGTGTCGACGGTCCGCGGTGGATGGTCCGCATCGTCGTCGCCTCGCCGCTCGAGACCGCCGACCAGGCCGCGCAACTGGCGCGCGCGATGCTCGCGGAGACCGTGGTGCGTCGCGGCACCGACCCGCGGCCCGCACGTGATCACCTCGAGATCGAGCTCCCCGCCGAGCTGGTGCAGCAGTTGCAGGAGGCCATGGCGGCCCAGCAGGCGCAGCAGGAGCAGGCCGCCGCATCGATCGCGGCGCAGGTCGCCCAGCGCGCCTCCGCCGACGGCCCGGCCGCCCTGCGGCAGAGCAATCAGGACCGGCTCACGCAGGGTTCGGCGCTCACCCGCCTGAACAACCAGCAGTAA